The genomic stretch ATGAAAGGCACGATTTGCTGGATACGGTTGGACACATCTCGATAGGCCTGCTCTACGATGGTGTCATAGTTGGTCGTGGCGATTGCTCGCCATGGGAACGTCGGGATGAGCTTGTGCGCCTTTTGAGGTGCAAAGCCAGTGAATGCCTGGCGCACCTTTTCATATACCTGAGCGGACGAACCACCCGCCGCAATAGCCATCTCAGCTACGGCCATGACGTCCCGGTTCGGCATTTTCTTACTGAAGAAATGCTCCGCCAGGATGTCGCGCAACTGGTTTGCGTCGGGTGGTGTCCTATCCTCGGCGTTCCTAGCTTCTTTCGACGCCCCAGCTCCAAGGAACAAGACGCATCGTTGCCCTTTAACCGCTTCCGCCAGCTGGCTTGTTACCATTGGCAGACTTCGCTTTGAACCGCCCCGGCTTTGCCGGAGACCGTTTGGTTTAAGTTATGCGGCCATAGCTGGTGCGTCCAGCATGGCGTAGTATCGTTCTTCTGCCTCTGCTGGCGGAATATTCCCGATGGGTTGCAGAAGACGGCGGTGGTTGAACCAGTCGACCCATTCGAGCGTGGCGAACTCCACGGCTTCGAAGTTGCGCCATGGTCCTCGCCGATGAATGACCTCGGCCTTGTAAAGACCGTTGATCGTTTCGGCGAGAGCATTGTCGTAACTGTCGCCAACGCTTCCGACAGACGGCTCGATGCCTGCCTCCGCCAGCCGTTCGGAATAGCGAATGGACACATATTGCGAGCCGCGGTCGGAATGATGAACCAGCCCGCCACGTTTGACGGGCCGCCGATCATGAAGCGCCTGGTCGAGGGCATCGAGCACAAAGCCCGCATGGGCTGTTCGGCTTGCCCGCCAGCCGACGATGCGGCGGGCGAAGGCATCGATGACAAAGGCCACGTAAACGAAGCCCTGCCAGGTCGCGACATAGGTGAAATCGGATAACCACAGCATGTTCGGCGCTGGAGCGAAGAACTGTCGGTTCACCCGGTCTAACGGGCATGGAGCGGACTTGTCCGTCACGGTGGTTTTGACTGGCTTGCCGCGAATGACGCCTTGAAGCCCCATCACTCTCATAAGCCGAGCGACGGTGCAGCGGGCGATGTCGTAACCTTCTCGCTGCAACTGCCGCCAGACTTTCCGCACGCCATAGACCTGGAAATTCTCATTAAACACCCGGCGTATCTCGATCTTCATGGCCATGTCGCTCCGGGCACGGGCCGACAAGCGATCCACGTCCGTGCGCTTGGCGAGGACCTCATAATAGGTGGACGGGGCAATCGGCAGCAGTCTGCAGATAGGCTCGACCCCGAGCACCGAGCGGTGTTCGTCGATGAAGCAAATCATCGCTTCAGTGGGCGGTCGAGCTCCGCCCGGGCAAAATACGCCGAGGCTTTCCGTAGAATCTCATTCGCCTGACGAAGTTCGCGGTTCTCCCGCTCCAGAGCCTTCATCTTCTGCGCTACGTCACTCGGCAAACCTGCACGCTTGCCGCTGTTGACCTCGGCCTTCTTCACCCATTCATGGAGGGTATGCGCCGAGCAGCCGATCTTGGCCGATATCGATGATACCGCCGCCCAGCGCGATGAGTATTCGGCTTCATGTTCCGTCACCATCCGAACGGCGCGGGCGCGGACTTCAGGAGAAAATTTGTTCGTCGTTTTGCTTGTCATAGACCCTACTTCTCACGAGTTGGGGTCTCCGGCAAAGCCGGCGCGGTTCACTTCGCGTCCATGGCTCCCCCTAGCCAACGAGAAAAAACTTCCCGTGTACATTTAGTCGAAAGAAGCCGTTGTTTCTATATTCCACTTGAGGTTGTTCTGCATCATGCGAAAATATGAGCCGCGGATGGCTGTTGATGGATGACAGTGCCATCGGAAACCGAGATGGGAAGGATGCTCAAACGTTACGAGGATGCAATGCGAAGCGCTGCCCGTTTAGTCGCAGACGTCGACGCGGAGGTCAGAAGAAAACTGGTGTCGATCAAAGGCAGAGAGGAACGATATACTGAGAAATTCGTGACGCTCCTGGAGGACCGGTTGGATGGTTTCTCGGATGGTGGAATAAAATGGAATGTAGCCACCCATGTCTCAGACAAACAATCAGGACAGGAGACCCGCACGGGCGCGGATATGTTTATCAGCTTGACGATGACGTTTGACGGCGTTTGGGTGCAAAAAGGTGTCCAGGTTCAGGCGAAGATAAACAAGAACAAGAGGTATGGCATAGCGTTTGACAAACCGGTGCGCCTTTACAAGCAGGTTGCGACCATGCTGAACAATTCCGAAGAATCCTACGTCTTCGCGTATGGGGAGCACGGTACGAAGGTCATCCGTGCGCGTTCGATCCAAGACGTAGCGCCGCACCTCATCACGGACTTAACGACGGAACATACTGCGGACTTCTTCTTCGATTTCTTCATCTGCAAGGTGGGGGATCATAGCTTGCATGCCAATGATCTAGCGAGTCTGCAGCGACTTGTACGACAGCTTGAGTACCGGAGCGCGGTGGCGATTTCGGCTCGACCGGCCGCCTTCGACAGATGAGCACTCCGATTGTACTCACAGCCACCTGTGACGCTCTCCGAAACTAAGACCGCTACTGGCGTTGCTAAAGTGGCCGGCGCGCTGCTGAAGAACTAACCGCTGATGTAGCGGCAGCGCAGGGCGAACTGGTGGGCCACTAGGAAGGTGCGAAATCATGTTTTATTTTCCGCGATCGGTCTGCAAAGAGCGATAAACAGTGCTCTTTCCGATCCCTAGTTTACGAGCAATGTCTTTGGTCCGGACGCCCTGCTGATACATGGCTGCGATCTTGTCTTGAAGTCGCAGCGCAATGCTGGGCTTCGCTATTGAACTTCGTAAAACTCTGATTTTCCATTGATTTTCAGAGTTCATTTTATTATTCCGCCTCTCCCGCCACGTGATTTTGTGTCCGACCCGGAGACATAGGTAACGGTTTGTCCCTAAGACATGGGTGACAACCTCGTGCCGAACGGGTTGTCGATGGTTTGCAATGTTCTCTGCTCCAGGTCGATATATCCGAGATCATAGTGCATGAAGCTGACGAGCCAAATGCCGTCGTCGACTTCCTTGAGCCCGAGCCTCTGTCCGGCCAGCACCGTCGAGATATTGATCTTCTTGCGATGGATGCAAAGCCGCCCGCAGTTGGTGACGATGGCGTCGCGATCGTGGAAGGGATAGTCGATGTCCGGCAGGCCCTGATAGAGTCTGGGCGATGTGGTGTAGAGCTCTGCCGGTACCTTCATAGACAGCGCCTCATGCGGCCGTTCTTCATTGAATTCGCTGACGAAACCGTCGAAACGCATCTGCTGCTGCAGGATATTGCGGCCCGGCGGCCTCGTCGCTTCCTTCTTGAGCGTCAGGTGCATGCGCTCGTGGCGGCCGTTCTCCTGCGGGTGGCCGGGACGGATGCGCTCGAGGGCGATGCCGAGCCTGAGCCACCAGACCGAGAGCTTTGACAGATTGTAGAGCCCGTTGGGACTGGCGAAGGGCAGGCCGTTGTCGGAGCGGATCGCGGCCGGTAGGCCCCGCTCGGCAAAAACCCGCCGAAAGGCCTCGAAGACACCCTGTTCGCGCGTCGATTCGAAGGCCTCGCAACACAGAAGATAGCGCGAGAGCTGGTCGGTGATCGTCAAGGGGTAACAGTATTGGCCGTTGCCCAGCTTGAACTCGCCCTTGAAGTCGGCGCACCAGAGATCGTTGGGACCAGGTGCTGCCGATAGCTGCGTGCCGACGGCCTTGTTCGCCCGGTTCCTCTTGCGGGCCTGGCTCACAAGGCCATGACGATCGAGTACGGCGTGTACGGTGCTCTTTGCCGGAATGCGCACATCGCCGGCCAGCCGTTTGACGAGCAGTTCCCTGATCTTCCTGGCACCCCAGTAAGGCTTCTCCTTCTTGAGGCGAACAATCATCGCCTCAACCGTATCCGGCAACTGGTTGGCATAGCGCACCGGCCGTCGGGATCGATCGGTCAGCGCTTCTAGGCCATCATCCTTGTAGCGGTTGAAGATCTTGTAGCCGGTCTTGCGCGAGATGCCGAACGCTCGGCACACCTCGCTCATGCCTCCGCCCTCAAGCAGCCGGGCGACAAATCGTAGACGTTCCTCCATGACCGAAGTCTCTCTCCACGGCATCGACACCTCCCGACAAAGTCGAAAAGTGTTACCCATGTCTCCGGTACGAAATGTCACCTATCTCCCAGGTCGGACATTGTGATAACAGATTGATGGTGTCGGCTGTCCTGGCGGGACCGCGGGGCTTGTACCCACAGAGGAACCCCGTCACATGATTATCTGACCAGAGGCTCAAGCGGATCGTGCACGTGGTTGAAGCCACCGGACCACGACATCATGTATTTCCTGCTGGGTGAAACAGAGACGATCGCGCGGGTGAGGCGAGAGGCGCGGCTGGCGGAAGGTTCGCCCTTCTGCTTCCACGTCGATCTGCACAAGGCAAAGCTATTCGACCCGACAACGGGCAAGCAGTTCTAGGTTCACCCTCCGCCAGCCGTTTCCTGAGCGACGCATCCGCAGTTCGCTTTCCGATCTCGCCATTGACAGCAAGCTCGGAGGCTGCGATCTCGTCAGAGATTAAGTTGGGTCCGGCCGGTCACAGGCCAGACATTCGGACTCGTGCCGCGGTCGTTCAGCAGACGAAAAATGCCAGTTCCTGCAATGGACGAGTCCGCGATGCCAGCGCTTTACCGCACATGCTCAGTCACGCAAAAGGAAACGAGCACTATCCGCGTCTGTCACGACCGCAGTTGCGAGCCGTGCGTTGAGCACAGCAAGAAGGATTGCATGCTTATGGTGGCCACCCGACGCGATGGTGCGGAAAGGAATGGCGCGATAGGAATCGAGATCGGGCGAAATCACCTGGCGGTTCAGGGGGTGATCGACCGGGCAACCTTGGGCATCGAGGTAGCGTCCCAGCAGATCGCCTACGGCGCCGGTGGCTACGAGTTCGCCAATGCCAGTCTGTACCGGCAGACCATAGCGAACCTGGAGAGATCTCCCAGTCACGTCACCGACGCTTAAGAAGGAAACATCAACGGCCGTCGCCTCGCGCAGGAATTCCTGGAAAACCGGCTGGGCCATGATCTGGGTGTGTGCCTTCTCGCTGCCGGCATAGATCGGGGCGGCGAAATAGTGACACTTGGCGCTCAGCACCTTTGCGAAACTGTGGACGATCTCGAAGGTATTGATCTCTGAGCCGCGGGTCAGGCCGCCCATCAGCGAGCGAATGCGCATCTCGGGCTCGTTTGCTCCTGTCATATGATGCACCGTCTCGCATAACGTGGCACCCCAGCCCACGCCGATCGAACGTGGCCTGCGGCTCTGGATCAGCCGATCGAGGAAGCCGCCAGCGGCCCGGCCGATGATGGCATGCATGTAATCCGGATTTGACGGCGTCGGTGCTACGACCGCATGTTCCAACCCGAAACGTCGGCAAAGCTGCGCCTCCAAATCGACATTCTCGGCTAGCGAGGAGTTGAAACTGATGCGCACGACTCCTCTCTCCATCGCCTCGCCCAGAAGCTCATTCACCCGCCGCCGTGTCAGGTTCATGCGCTCGCCGATCTGCGCCTGGGTAAGCCCCTCGACGTGGTAGAGCCATGCCGCCCGCACCATCAGTTCCTGATTTTCCACGCTTTGCTCCGATCAAATGTCACACCTGTGTAACATATGTAACCTACGAACGCTGCATCAACGACCGAGGCTAATGGCACATGTCCACAAGCAGATCGGAAGAGCAATTCGATGACAGTGCGTCTGCCTTGTCGGAAGCATCACGTCTGGTGTGAACAAACAGTGGAACGGAATGACTGTAGAGCTTCTCATATTCGATTGCGACGGCGTTCTGATCGACAGTGAGCCGGTCGCAAGTGCCGCCTTGTGGCAGGCGCTCAACGATGCCGGCGTCTCAATTTCTCGGCCGGAGGTGCATCGTCGCTTCACCGGCTATTCCGAGATCGACGCGCACCGAATCTGTATCGAGGAACTGGGCCTGGCAGAACCCGCATCCGTCTTTGCCGGTCTTCGAAACGCTCTATATCCGGAGTTCGCGCGCTCGCTTTCTCCGATGACAGGCATGCCTGCTCTCGTCCGATCCTTGTCGGTTCCAAAATGCGTCGCTTCGAACAGCGGTATTGAGCGCCTGCAAAACAGCCTCGGCCTCCTCGATCTGTGGCACGACTTCGCACCGCATATCTTCAGTGCCGAAATGGTCGAGGCGCCGAAGCCCGCTCCGGATCTCTTCCTGCATTGTGCCCGTGAGTTTGGCATCGATCCGAGCCGCTGCCTCGTCATCGACGACAGCGCCCACGGCATTATCGGTGCCGTGGCGGCCGGCATGCGCGCAATCGGCTTCGTCGATCCCGCTGATCCGCGTCCGGACCGGCCAGGTGTATTGGCTGAGGCCGGGGCGGTCACAGTCGCGACAGGTGCCTTCGAACTCCAGAAAGCCCTCGAAGGGTTTCTCCCTTCCGCTGTGTCTTCGCAGCTCGGTCCGACGCTTGCGGTGCCGGCCTGACCATTGCGCGTCGCGGCCTCCGCGGCACGTCATCGAAAATTCACGAGCCCATTAACAAACCGACATTCGAGAAGCGCAGGAGAACTCGCATCTCGAATATCCCAACCCAGGAGGTTATCGATGCTTTCCATTAACCGACGCGGCGCGCTCGGCCTTATCGGGGCCGCCACCGGCAGCCTTATCCTTCCGCGCATGACCTTCGCTCAGGGCAAGCGCCCCTCGGTGACCATAGCGGTGCAGAAGATCACCAACAACAATACGCTCTGCGTCTGGAACGAGCAGTCCAATGTTGGGGAGCGGGTCTTCTTCCCGAACCTTTGGGAGGGTTTGATCAACCGTGACTGGATGGGGAACCAAGGCCCCGTCGCCGGCCTTGCGACCAAATGGAAGCGCATCGATGACAAGACGCTCGAGTTGAAGCTGCGCCAGGGCGTCAAGTTCCACAATGGCGACGAGTTGACGGCCGAAGATGTCGTCTTCTCCTTCTCCAAGGAGCGCGTGTTTGGTGAGACTGAGCCGAAGGGCGGCAAGACGATTTTCGCCGATGACCACAAGCCGACGACCGCCAAGGAACTGCCCGCTTCCGTCCCCGGCATTGGTCGCCGTCTGTGGCCGGCGCTCGCCGGCGTCGAGGCTGTCGACAAATACACAGTCCGCTTCCACAACACGACGCCCGACGTCACGCTCGAAGGTCGTCTCTACGCCTATGGTAGCCAGATCGCCAACCGTCGCGCCTGGGACGAGGCTGCATCCTACACCGAGTGGGCGCGCAAGCCGATCACCACGGGCCCCTACATGGTCGCCGAATACAAGCCGGACGTCTCGCTGACGCTCGTCGCCTTCGATGAATACTGGGGCGGCCGCCCACCGCTCGAAGAAATCCGCTTTGTCGAGGTCCCGGAAGTCGCCTCGCGCGTCAACGGCCTGCTGTCGGGCGAATATGACTTCGCCTGCGACCTGCCGCCGGACCAGATCGCGTCCGTCCAGTCCGCATCGGGTTTCGAGGTTCAAGGCTCGACGATCCTCAACCATCGCATTTCCGTGTTCAATACGCAGAACCCCGTGCTTGCCGATCCGCTGGTGCGCCGCGCTATGACCCACGCGATTGATCGTCAGGCGATCGTCGAGGCGCTGTGGGGCGGTCAGACCGTCATTCCCGCCGGCCTGCAGTTCGACATCTTCAAGACGACGGATATGTTCATCGATGGCTGGCAGGTGCCGGAATACAATCCGCAACTCGCCCAAGACCTTTTGAAGCAGGCCAACTACAAGGGCGATGCGATCCCCTTCCGCCTGCTCAATAATTACTACACCAACCAGACCGCTAACGGCCAAATCATGGTCGAAATGTGGAAGCAGGTAGGCCTCAACGTCGAGATCCAGATGAAGGAGAACTGGGCGCAGATCCACGATCCGGAAGGCGTAAAGGGCGTGCGCGATTGGTCGGCCTCGGCAAATATCAATGATCCGGTGACGCCGATGGTCACCCAGTTCGGTCCGAACGGCGAGATGCAGCAGAAGAAGGACTGGACCAACGCCGAGATGAACGAGTTGTCGGTTGTGCTGGAGACTTCCACTGACCGGGCGCTGCGCAAGAAGGCCTATGCCCGCATGCTGGAAATCTGCGAGCGCGAAGACCCGGCCTACCAGGTCCTGCACCAGAATGCCGTCTTCACCGGTATGAAGTCCTCGCTCAAGTGGAAGGCAGCACCCGCCTTCGCCATGGACTTCCGCTCCAACAACTGGACGATGTGATCGCTCCAGCTCGATCCGGCGGCGCAGGCGCCGCCGGATTTGCCCTTCCAGCAACCGCAGCGGCGGGCCAAGGGCCATGCCGCATCAGGCCTTGAAGAAGGTGACCGCAATGAGCCCCAATCTCGTGGAACTTCGCAATCTGAAGGTCGCCTTCGACGGCGTTCAGGTCCTGCACGGCATCCATCTCGACGTGAAACCCGGCGAGGCGCTGGGCCTGGTCGGGGAATCCGGCTGCGGCAAGTCGGTGACCTGGCTTGCGGCGCTCGGCCTGCTGCCGGGCAAGGCGCGTGTCACCGGTTCGGTCCGCGTCGAGGGGCGCGAGGTCTGCGGGGCGCCGCGCCAGGCGCTCGAGAACGTCCGCGGCGGGCGCATCGCGATGATCTTCCAGGACCCGTCGAGCTCGCTCAATCCGGTCATCCGCATCGGCCGGCAGATCACCGAGGCACTCACGCTTCATCGCGGCCTCCGAGGAGAAACTGCGAGGGCAGAGGCACTCCGGGTCATGGACATGGTCGGCATTCCAGATGCCCGCCGCCGCTTCGATCTTTATCCCCACGAGTTTTCCGGGGGCCAGTGCCAGCGGCTGATGATTGCCATGGCGCTCGCCGGCGAGCCCGACCTGCTGATTGCCGACGAGCCTACGACCGCGCTCGACGCCACCATCCAGGCGCAGATCCTCGACCTGCTCATCCAGCTCCGCGCCGAGACCGGGATGGCCACCGTCTTCATAAGCCACGACCTCGGCGCCGTTTCGCAGGTCTGCGAGCGGGTTTGCGTCATGTATGCCGGCCGCATCGTTGAGCAAGGCACGATCGCGCAGCTCTTCTCGGAGCCCCGGCACCCGTATACCCGCGGCCTCTTCGATGCGATTCCGCGCCTCGATGGTCCGCGCGACCGGTTGATCCCGATCCCGGGCACGGTGCCCAATCCGAAGCATCTGACCGCCGGCTGCGCCTTTGCGCCCCGCTGTGCCCATGCGGCGGCCACCTGCGATTTTCAACGGCCGGCTCTCGACCTGCTTGATGACGGGCGGCACCTGGCATGCTTCAATCCTGTGCCTTTCGCCAAGACTGTGCCTGTCCGCCAGAAAATGTTGGAGGGTGTCTAGGTGGCCGCTCCGCTCATTGAGGCCGAGGGACTGACACGCGTCTACGAGATGCGGCGGGGGCTCTTCGGTAAAGTCACCCCGGTGCGAGCCGTGGACGGCGTGTCGCTCAAGGTGCTGCCGGGCGAAAGCCTCGGCATCGTGGGCGAATCTGGGTCGGGCAAGTCGACGCTCGGCCGTATGCTGCTGGGTATCGATCCTGCGCAGGCCGGAACGGTGACCTTCGAGGGCGAGCCCATGCCAGCATTCGGCACCGTTGAATGGCGTGCGCTGCGGGCTAAGATGCAGCTTGTCTACCAAGACCCGCTGGCGGCGCTCGATCGGAGGCTCACGATCGCGGCCCAGATCCGCGAGCCGCTGGATATCCATAATGTTCTCGCCAGTGAAGAGCGGACGGCGCGCGTTGAGGCGCTGATGACCGCCGTTGGTCTTCGTTCAGACCAGGCGGACCGATATCCGCATGAACTGTCTGGCGGACAACGACAGAGAGCCGTGATCGCCCGGGCGCTTGCTGCCCGTCCCAAGCTGATCGTCTGCGACGAGCCGGTCTCTGCACTCGATGTCTCGATCCAGGCGCAGGTGGTCAACATGCTGCGTGACCTGCAGGAGGACAACGGCATCGCCATGGTCTTCATCAGCCACGACCTGAAGGTCGTGCGCAATATCGCCGACCGCGTCGCGGTCATGTATCTCGGACGGATTGTGGAGGAGGCGTCTTCCGATGTGATCTTCGCTTCGCCGCGTCATCCCTATACTCAGGCGCTCGTCTCCAGCGTGCCGGTTCCGGGGCAGCCGTTGAAAGGCCGGATGATCCTTCAAGGCGAGCCACCAAACCCCGCCAGCCGGCCCTCCGGCTGCGCCTTCCATCCTCGCTGTCCGCTGGCGACCGCGCTTTGCCGCAACGTAGTGCCAGAGCTTCGGACCCTTGGCGACGGGCGCACCGCTGCCTGTCACCTCGTTGAAGGCGCTAATGCGCCGATTGCCGCCTGAGGAGACGTCCGTGATTCGCTTCGTCCTCATCCGCCTGCTGCGTGCTTTCGTCACCATCCTCGCCGTGGTGACCTTCGCCTTCATCGTGCTGCGCATGTCGGGCGATCCGGCGCAGGTCATGCTTGGACCCGACGTGCCGCAGGAGGCAGTCGACGCCTTTCGCCGCGCCTGGGGTCTCGATCGGCCACTGTGGGTTCAGTACTTCGCCTACATCCACTCGATCTTCACCGGCGATTTCGGCGTGTCCATGCGGGACAAGGCCTCCGCCTTGCGGCTGGTACTGGAACGTATTCCGGCGACACTCCAGCTGACGATCCCGGCCCTGCTGCTGAAGCTCTTTATCGGCATTCCCGCCGGGGTCTATGCCGCACTTCACCGTCAGAGCGCGATCGACAGAGGCGTTATCCTTCTCGCTATCCTCGGCTTCACCATCCCGTCCTTTGTGATGGGCCTTCTGCTGGTGCTGATCTTCTCGGTAAGCCTCGGTCTGCTTCCCTCCGGTGGACAGGACACCTGGCTCCATGGCCTGCTTCCGACGATCACCATGAGCATCGGCGGCATCGGCATCCTAGCCCGGTTCTCGCGCAGCGCGATGATCGAGGTGATGGGTCAGCCCTATATCCGCACGGCGTCGGCGAAAGGCGTTAAGTGGTCGGACGTCGTGTGGAACCACGCCCTCCCCAATGCTGCAGTTCCGATCATCACCATTGTCGGCTTCATGGTCGGCTCACTGATTGCGGGGGCCGTCGTGGTGGAATCGATCTTTTCCTGGCCAGGCATCGGCCGACTGCTGGTGGTGTCCGTCAGCAACCGCGACCTCGCCGTCGTCCAGTGCATCCTCCTGATGATCGCCGCCACCATGGTGATATCGAACCTGATCGTCGACCTCTTCTATGGCTGGCTGGATCCTCGCCTCCGTCACCAGACCGCTCACTAGGAAGACACGGTATGACCACTGCAGAGATTGGCCGCCCCCATGCTCCCGCGACCCGCCGGCCAGGCTTCGTCGCAGCGCTCCGTCGCCACGTGCCTTTGTCGATCGGACTAGGCGTCCTGTGGCTGGCAGCCATGCTGCTTGTCGCAATCTTCGCCGACTACCTTCGCCCCTATGGCATCACCGCCATGGACCTCACCAACCGGCTGTCAGCACCCGGCAATCCGAAGCATTGGCTCGGCACCGATGAGCTTGGGCGCGATGTGCTTGCCCGTCTGATCCAGTCCATCCGGGTTTCGCTGGTCATCGCCTTCAGCGCGACGATCATCTCGGCCGTCTTCGGAACGGCGCTCGGCTTCGCCGCAGCGAAGTTTCGCGGCGTCGTCGAGCATGTCGTGCTCGTCCTGGCAGATTTCCAGGCGGCGCTGCCTTTCCTCATCATGTCGCTCGCCGTGCTCGCCTTCTTCGGCTCTTCCATGGTGCTGATCGTCTGCCTGATGGGCTTCTACGGCTGGGAGCGCTACGCGCGCATCGCGCGGGGACTGGCCATCTCGGCAAGCGCGCAAGGTTATGCCTCCGCCGTTGTGCAACTGGGGGCCTCACCCTTCAGGGTCTATTTCCGCCATATCCTCCCGAATGTCGCCTCCACGCTGATCGTGTCGATGACGCTGACATTTCCCGAGATTATTTTGATGGAAAGCGGCCTGTCGTTCCTCGGCCTCGGCGTGCAGCCGCCGGAGACCAGCCTCGGCAACATGGTCGGCTTCGGCCGAGAATATCTGACGCGCGCGCCCTGGATCATGCTCGCCCCCGCCTTCGTCATCATGCTGACGACGCTGTCGATCTCGCTGGTCGGCGACTGGCTGCGGGACAAGCTCGACCCGACCGTTCGCTGACCCACCAGGAAGTTCCACACATCAGGACCCGATCTCATGACCTTCATTACCGGCCATCGCGGCGCCCGCAATCTCTGGCCCGAAAACTCCCTCCAGGGCTTCCGCAACGTGCTGGCGCTGGGCGTCGACGCCGTCGAATTCGATGTTCATCTGACCGACGCCGGCGAACTCGTGGTCATCCACGATGCGACGCTGGAGCGCACCGCCGAAGGCGAAGGCCCCGTGCGCGCGCTTTCGTCCGGTGCCCGTCGTGCCACCCGGCTCAAGGGTAGTGACGAGATCATTCCCACGCTCGGCGACGTTCTTGATGTTCTTGGTTCGGCCGAAGGCCTGCCGCTGCATGTCGAGATCAAGAGCGACCAGAACGGCGCGCCGTACGTCGGCATCGTGGAGAAAGTTGTTGCCGAACTCGCGGTCCGCGGGCTCGATCAGCGCAGCTATCTCACCTCGTTCGACGTTTCCGTGCTGGAAGACTGCCGCCGCATCGCGCCCGGCATCAAGCGCCTCGTCTCGGTCAACGCCGCCTGGGCCGAAAGGCAGGGCGGCTTGGGGTCGTTCATCGACGGCGTCGACGGATTGGTCGACATCGTCGCCATCCATCACGAGCTGATGGATACCGAATGGGAGTTGGTTTCCGGTTGCCTGCCGCTCGAGCGTCTTTGCGTCTGGACGCTCAACGACGAGACGCTGATAACGAAGTGGCTTCGCCGCGGCATCGGGCATCTCACTTCCGACAGTCCCGACCTTGCACTCAATCTGCGTCGGGCCCTCTCTTCCGCCGCCTGAACCCCTTCGTTTTCACGCAACACCTGGAGATCAATCATGGGCAATATCATCGCGACCGGCTTCAATGCCGGCTCCACCAACGGAGAACTGGAAAGCCTCGAAGCGGACCTTCGCGCCCTTGCCGAAATCGACGTAGACACGGTCGAGCTGGGACTGACCACACTCGACCTGATTGCTGGCGGCCGCATCATCAGGGATCGCGCCAACCGTCTCGTCGCCCTCACGAAGAAATTCGACTTCCGCTATACGGTGCACGGCCTTGTCTCGTCGAATTTCATGGATCCGGTGACATGCCGTTACCAGATCGACGCTGCCAAGGCGCTCATCGAACTTTGCGATCGCGTCGATGCGCGTGTCCTCGTCCAGCACGGCGGTTGCCTGCGCGCCGACCAAATCTTCGACCGCGCTGCCGCCGATATCCGTGAGCGCGAAGCCCTGCTGGAACTGGCCGAGTTCGCAAAGCCCTACGGCGTGCGCATCGCGCTGGAAAATATCTTCACCACCGAGCCTGGCCAGTATCGCCAGACGCCGGCGGAGGTAGCCGAGACGGTAAAGGCCGTTGATCATCCCAATGTCGTGGCCCTCATTGATTTCAGCCACGCCTA from Pseudorhizobium banfieldiae encodes the following:
- a CDS encoding ABC transporter ATP-binding protein; amino-acid sequence: MSPNLVELRNLKVAFDGVQVLHGIHLDVKPGEALGLVGESGCGKSVTWLAALGLLPGKARVTGSVRVEGREVCGAPRQALENVRGGRIAMIFQDPSSSLNPVIRIGRQITEALTLHRGLRGETARAEALRVMDMVGIPDARRRFDLYPHEFSGGQCQRLMIAMALAGEPDLLIADEPTTALDATIQAQILDLLIQLRAETGMATVFISHDLGAVSQVCERVCVMYAGRIVEQGTIAQLFSEPRHPYTRGLFDAIPRLDGPRDRLIPIPGTVPNPKHLTAGCAFAPRCAHAAATCDFQRPALDLLDDGRHLACFNPVPFAKTVPVRQKMLEGV
- a CDS encoding ABC transporter ATP-binding protein; this translates as MRRGLFGKVTPVRAVDGVSLKVLPGESLGIVGESGSGKSTLGRMLLGIDPAQAGTVTFEGEPMPAFGTVEWRALRAKMQLVYQDPLAALDRRLTIAAQIREPLDIHNVLASEERTARVEALMTAVGLRSDQADRYPHELSGGQRQRAVIARALAARPKLIVCDEPVSALDVSIQAQVVNMLRDLQEDNGIAMVFISHDLKVVRNIADRVAVMYLGRIVEEASSDVIFASPRHPYTQALVSSVPVPGQPLKGRMILQGEPPNPASRPSGCAFHPRCPLATALCRNVVPELRTLGDGRTAACHLVEGANAPIAA
- a CDS encoding ABC transporter permease translates to MIRFVLIRLLRAFVTILAVVTFAFIVLRMSGDPAQVMLGPDVPQEAVDAFRRAWGLDRPLWVQYFAYIHSIFTGDFGVSMRDKASALRLVLERIPATLQLTIPALLLKLFIGIPAGVYAALHRQSAIDRGVILLAILGFTIPSFVMGLLLVLIFSVSLGLLPSGGQDTWLHGLLPTITMSIGGIGILARFSRSAMIEVMGQPYIRTASAKGVKWSDVVWNHALPNAAVPIITIVGFMVGSLIAGAVVVESIFSWPGIGRLLVVSVSNRDLAVVQCILLMIAATMVISNLIVDLFYGWLDPRLRHQTAH
- a CDS encoding ABC transporter permease codes for the protein MTTAEIGRPHAPATRRPGFVAALRRHVPLSIGLGVLWLAAMLLVAIFADYLRPYGITAMDLTNRLSAPGNPKHWLGTDELGRDVLARLIQSIRVSLVIAFSATIISAVFGTALGFAAAKFRGVVEHVVLVLADFQAALPFLIMSLAVLAFFGSSMVLIVCLMGFYGWERYARIARGLAISASAQGYASAVVQLGASPFRVYFRHILPNVASTLIVSMTLTFPEIILMESGLSFLGLGVQPPETSLGNMVGFGREYLTRAPWIMLAPAFVIMLTTLSISLVGDWLRDKLDPTVR
- a CDS encoding glycerophosphodiester phosphodiesterase family protein, whose protein sequence is MTFITGHRGARNLWPENSLQGFRNVLALGVDAVEFDVHLTDAGELVVIHDATLERTAEGEGPVRALSSGARRATRLKGSDEIIPTLGDVLDVLGSAEGLPLHVEIKSDQNGAPYVGIVEKVVAELAVRGLDQRSYLTSFDVSVLEDCRRIAPGIKRLVSVNAAWAERQGGLGSFIDGVDGLVDIVAIHHELMDTEWELVSGCLPLERLCVWTLNDETLITKWLRRGIGHLTSDSPDLALNLRRALSSAA
- a CDS encoding TIM barrel protein, producing the protein MGNIIATGFNAGSTNGELESLEADLRALAEIDVDTVELGLTTLDLIAGGRIIRDRANRLVALTKKFDFRYTVHGLVSSNFMDPVTCRYQIDAAKALIELCDRVDARVLVQHGGCLRADQIFDRAAADIREREALLELAEFAKPYGVRIALENIFTTEPGQYRQTPAEVAETVKAVDHPNVVALIDFSHAYIESTYRGLNFLEQIAAMAPVAGHLHLHDSFGRPQGFYKGFHPQENTAVGIGDLHMPLGWGDIDWESIFGELQFLPGTVAMMEIGARYRAEQPESLERARGLMAMNNREKAMAAE